A DNA window from Massilia putida contains the following coding sequences:
- a CDS encoding extracellular catalytic domain type 1 short-chain-length polyhydroxyalkanoate depolymerase produces MRTLARAAKTQRSALAKLLDSYATPPEKRARKAAPRKSPSTPPNVQASPPEPRRRQPSGSSAPGQWLAGRYPLPILPGHAVVRHMRYWLYVPKHVPDTVARHGWPLVVMLHGCQQSATQFAQGTRMNQLAEDKGYAVLYPQQPMSVHAQRCWRWYERSTQQGGGETIALAALIGRVCEDHGIDRRRIYACGLSAGAGMAAVLALNHPALIAAVGLHSGPVFGVGHTPMGALHVMRHGAAAQFDAAILGVLHRRAEQAAPGVPEPMPLIPALLIQGDDDQAVRPINQQQLTRQWLQLHGLPDGPATRVTVKPAGRGGRRNAHEIHDYLMGRKVMLRVVRIAGLGHAWSGGDPTLRFNAQAGPEASRMMLEFLGKHRRQTRRG; encoded by the coding sequence ATGCGCACTCTGGCGCGTGCCGCGAAAACCCAACGGTCGGCGCTGGCCAAGCTGTTGGACAGCTACGCCACGCCACCGGAAAAGCGCGCACGCAAGGCGGCGCCGCGCAAGTCGCCGTCGACGCCCCCCAATGTCCAAGCCTCTCCGCCGGAGCCCCGGCGCCGGCAGCCATCCGGTTCATCTGCGCCGGGCCAATGGCTGGCAGGGCGGTATCCATTGCCGATACTGCCGGGACACGCTGTCGTACGACATATGCGTTACTGGCTGTACGTGCCGAAGCATGTTCCGGACACCGTGGCGCGGCACGGCTGGCCGCTGGTCGTCATGCTGCACGGGTGTCAGCAGAGTGCGACCCAGTTCGCCCAGGGCACACGCATGAATCAGCTGGCGGAAGACAAAGGCTACGCGGTGCTTTATCCGCAGCAACCGATGAGTGTGCACGCGCAGCGCTGCTGGCGCTGGTATGAACGTTCGACCCAGCAGGGCGGTGGGGAAACCATTGCGTTGGCGGCGTTGATCGGGCGCGTATGTGAAGACCATGGGATCGACCGTCGTCGCATCTACGCATGCGGCCTGTCTGCCGGGGCCGGCATGGCGGCTGTGCTGGCATTGAATCATCCTGCACTGATCGCCGCCGTCGGCCTGCATTCCGGTCCCGTGTTCGGTGTCGGCCATACGCCGATGGGCGCGCTGCATGTGATGCGCCATGGGGCGGCCGCGCAGTTCGATGCGGCCATTCTCGGCGTGCTACATCGCCGCGCCGAGCAGGCCGCGCCAGGCGTGCCGGAACCGATGCCGTTGATTCCCGCCCTCCTGATCCAGGGGGATGACGATCAGGCGGTACGTCCGATAAACCAGCAACAGCTGACGCGTCAGTGGTTGCAACTGCATGGCTTGCCGGACGGCCCGGCGACGCGTGTGACGGTGAAGCCCGCAGGGCGGGGCGGCCGCCGGAATGCCCATGAGATCCACGACTACCTGATGGGTCGCAAGGTCATGTTGCGCGTGGTTCGCATCGCGGGCCTGGGCCATGCATGGAGCGGTGGCGACCCGACGTTGAGGTTCAACGCGCAAGCCGGGCCGGAGGCGAGCCGCATGATGCTTGAGTTTCTCGGTAAACATCGGCGGCAAACCAGGCGCGGTTGA
- a CDS encoding YncE family protein has protein sequence MMHTMWRYLTAAGLSAMLGTTLGAHAGESSYRVMDKRVLAGPVRWDYLSVDSERHHLFLTRGDHVDVYDVRKREVVGSIPATPGVHGVAVAADLGLGFSSNGAANTVTVFHLDTLAPLATVAVGAGPDSLVYDAATHRVFVANGKANSVSVVDAVTRKIAGTIALPGAPETAVVDGKGRLFVALEDRNAIAEIDTRKLKLVAEHRVAPACDEPAGLAIDPQAGLLYAGCHNQKLAIVDARSGKVVGAVPIGRGNDAVAVDLQRKLVFASNGDGTLTVVDAAAPFAVRGTVDTMPRARTVTLDPATHDLYLVSAEADTTAAPSSNGRAALKPGTFTVITVGAE, from the coding sequence ATGATGCACACAATGTGGCGTTACCTCACGGCTGCCGGGCTGTCGGCGATGCTCGGGACGACGCTCGGCGCGCACGCGGGCGAGAGCAGTTATCGGGTAATGGACAAGCGCGTCCTCGCAGGACCGGTACGCTGGGATTACCTGTCGGTCGACAGCGAGCGACATCACTTGTTCCTGACTCGCGGCGACCATGTCGACGTCTACGACGTACGGAAGCGGGAAGTCGTCGGCAGCATTCCGGCGACGCCGGGGGTGCACGGCGTGGCGGTGGCGGCCGATCTCGGGCTCGGCTTTTCGAGCAACGGGGCTGCGAATACCGTCACGGTCTTCCATCTGGACACGCTCGCGCCGCTGGCCACAGTGGCGGTGGGCGCCGGTCCGGACTCGCTGGTCTACGATGCCGCCACCCATCGGGTGTTCGTCGCCAATGGCAAGGCGAACAGCGTGTCCGTCGTCGATGCCGTCACCCGAAAGATAGCGGGCACGATCGCGTTGCCCGGCGCACCCGAAACCGCAGTGGTGGATGGAAAGGGGCGTCTGTTCGTCGCCCTGGAGGACCGCAACGCGATTGCCGAAATCGATACACGCAAGCTGAAGCTGGTGGCCGAACACCGCGTCGCGCCCGCCTGTGACGAACCGGCGGGCCTGGCGATCGACCCGCAGGCCGGCTTGCTTTACGCGGGTTGCCACAACCAGAAACTCGCCATCGTCGATGCGCGGTCGGGCAAGGTCGTCGGTGCCGTGCCGATCGGGCGCGGCAACGATGCCGTCGCCGTCGACCTGCAGCGAAAACTTGTCTTTGCGTCCAACGGCGACGGGACGCTGACGGTGGTCGATGCGGCGGCGCCGTTCGCGGTACGCGGAACGGTCGACACCATGCCGCGCGCCCGGACGGTCACGCTCGATCCGGCGACACACGACCTGTATCTCGTGTCGGCCGAAGCCGACACGACGGCGGCGCCCAGTTCGAATGGCCGGGCTGCCCTGAAACCGGGTACGTTCACGGTCATCACGGTGGGGGCGGAATAA
- a CDS encoding MgtC/SapB family protein, whose amino-acid sequence MEAVRNVDLQSLLDTFISLSAAFVLGGIIGLERQYRQRTAGLRTNVLVAVGAAVFVDLANRLNGRDAAVHVLAYVVSGIGFLGAGVIMREEGNVRGLNTAATLWCAAGVGAAAGADLILEAVLATLFVLGANTLLRPAVNALNRRPLDVDSAEVTNTVYVIAQRGERKSIVEQIEHHLARCSYPARNLEVHPFGADEIEIAATLAATSIDGAELDAVVGQLAAIPAVRQVFWSPSTSE is encoded by the coding sequence ATGGAAGCCGTGCGTAACGTTGACTTGCAATCCTTGTTGGACACGTTCATCAGCTTGAGTGCCGCGTTCGTTCTTGGCGGCATAATCGGTCTAGAAAGACAATACCGGCAACGCACCGCCGGCCTGCGCACGAACGTGTTGGTTGCGGTCGGGGCCGCGGTGTTTGTCGATCTGGCGAACCGTTTGAATGGACGTGATGCGGCGGTGCATGTCCTCGCTTATGTGGTCTCGGGCATCGGGTTCCTTGGCGCCGGCGTGATCATGCGCGAGGAAGGCAATGTGCGCGGTTTGAATACCGCCGCTACCCTGTGGTGCGCTGCCGGCGTCGGCGCGGCCGCTGGTGCCGACCTGATCCTGGAAGCGGTACTTGCCACGCTGTTCGTGCTCGGTGCGAACACGCTTCTGCGTCCGGCCGTCAATGCCTTGAACCGACGGCCGCTGGACGTCGACTCGGCCGAGGTCACCAACACCGTCTACGTGATCGCCCAACGCGGCGAACGCAAGAGCATCGTCGAGCAGATCGAGCATCACCTCGCGCGCTGCAGCTATCCCGCACGCAATCTCGAAGTTCATCCATTTGGCGCGGACGAGATCGAAATTGCCGCCACATTGGCCGCGACATCGATCGATGGCGCGGAACTTGACGCCGTGGTCGGCCAGCTCGCTGCCATCCCCGCGGTACGGCAAGTGTTCTGGAGCCCAAGCACCAGCGAATGA
- a CDS encoding alkaline phosphatase family protein: protein MIGTKSQSFVVAGAAVLLGLGLAACGGSGSTSSTSSTGIAPGPAGLQGVKHALLISIDGLHQQDLAACVAASTCPNIASLSNTGVTYTAANTPGLSDSVPGLAALVTGGSPKSTGLFYDDIYDRNLYAGTDATCTGKQGVEVLLQEQAGEDAFNGGALVHLDGGGDFNSQQVPRMKNAAGSCVPVYPHNFIQTNTIFEVVRQNIAGAYTAWADKHAWGTDWVNGPSGTGVMDLARTEINADFNTARGFASAAGYDFTNTPTQTKVFDHYHTQIILNQIDGLDSTGVVSAAAGGALKSNKIPVPTLFGTNYQTLSVAQKALNVNGGGYKDANFTPNALTADAIAFLDGEIGQIKAELSKQNLLGSTLIIISAKHGQTPADRSALRKIGDTIGSTLAAANLGANSNIGSGTDSVTGNVLGTGQFTEDDVGFIWLNDQSDAARAAAIAALKANLGCPAVDPTSKIIVAGQSNPGICAGTDPGSGVIDLKADGRFGDPAKGRTPDIMVQPNAGVIYSKSGKKDAEHGGAAPNDSNVALLVSFPTLSKQTIGTAVATTQVAPTIVKALGLDPGLLNSVTSEGTAVLPGLF, encoded by the coding sequence ATGATCGGAACGAAAAGCCAATCCTTCGTTGTCGCCGGAGCCGCCGTACTACTCGGCCTTGGGCTAGCCGCCTGCGGAGGTAGTGGATCGACCTCGAGTACTTCCTCGACTGGCATTGCGCCCGGCCCGGCAGGTCTCCAAGGCGTCAAGCATGCGTTATTGATCAGCATCGATGGCTTGCACCAGCAGGATCTTGCTGCCTGCGTCGCGGCCAGCACCTGTCCGAACATTGCCAGCCTGTCGAATACGGGCGTCACCTACACGGCCGCGAATACGCCCGGCCTGTCCGACTCCGTGCCTGGACTTGCCGCCCTCGTGACAGGCGGCAGCCCGAAGAGCACGGGCCTGTTTTACGACGATATCTACGATCGGAACCTGTACGCCGGAACCGACGCCACGTGCACGGGCAAGCAGGGCGTGGAGGTGTTGCTGCAAGAGCAGGCGGGTGAGGATGCCTTCAATGGCGGTGCTCTGGTCCACCTCGACGGCGGCGGCGATTTCAACTCCCAACAAGTTCCACGGATGAAGAATGCCGCAGGTAGCTGCGTACCTGTTTATCCGCACAATTTTATCCAGACCAACACCATCTTCGAAGTCGTTCGCCAGAACATTGCCGGGGCCTACACGGCCTGGGCGGACAAGCATGCGTGGGGGACCGACTGGGTCAATGGTCCGTCGGGCACGGGCGTGATGGACCTGGCCCGCACCGAGATTAACGCGGATTTCAATACCGCGCGTGGCTTCGCCAGCGCCGCAGGCTACGATTTTACGAATACGCCCACGCAGACCAAGGTGTTCGATCATTACCATACCCAAATCATCCTGAATCAGATCGACGGGCTCGACTCGACCGGCGTGGTCAGTGCTGCGGCAGGGGGCGCGCTCAAGAGTAACAAGATCCCCGTACCAACACTGTTCGGCACAAACTACCAGACACTCAGCGTTGCCCAGAAAGCACTCAACGTGAACGGTGGCGGCTACAAGGACGCCAACTTCACGCCGAATGCGCTGACGGCCGACGCCATCGCGTTTCTGGATGGGGAGATCGGACAGATCAAGGCCGAACTGAGCAAACAGAATCTGCTCGGCAGCACGCTGATTATCATCAGCGCCAAGCACGGGCAGACGCCGGCCGACCGTTCGGCGCTGCGCAAGATCGGCGACACGATCGGCTCTACCCTGGCCGCTGCCAATCTCGGGGCGAACAGCAATATCGGTTCGGGAACCGATTCCGTCACCGGCAACGTCCTGGGTACGGGGCAGTTCACGGAAGACGATGTCGGCTTCATCTGGCTCAACGACCAAAGTGACGCAGCGCGCGCCGCCGCCATCGCGGCGCTCAAGGCAAACCTGGGCTGCCCGGCCGTGGACCCGACGTCGAAGATCATCGTTGCCGGCCAATCGAATCCCGGCATCTGCGCGGGCACGGATCCCGGCAGCGGCGTGATCGACCTGAAGGCCGACGGGCGCTTCGGAGACCCCGCCAAGGGCCGGACACCGGACATCATGGTCCAGCCAAACGCCGGCGTGATCTATTCGAAGTCCGGGAAAAAGGATGCCGAGCACGGCGGAGCCGCGCCCAATGATTCGAATGTCGCCCTCCTTGTGTCGTTCCCGACGCTGTCCAAGCAGACGATCGGTACCGCGGTGGCGACCACGCAAGTTGCGCCCACGATCGTGAAAGCGCTGGGCCTCGATCCTGGCTTGCTGAACTCGGTGACGTCGGAAGGTACCGCGGTGCTGCCTGGCCTGTTCTGA
- the epsA gene encoding XrtB/PEP-CTERM-associated transcriptional regulator EpsA, with translation MTPLVILDRLEEEYLVRIGEAFVQVRNIRQLFLWTQGQIQALLPHHLMVCIQFDETDGVVCVDPVDRHARDPAFTRNLCHPQHGLAVRLARLARSRNALPYVLPESGDRADPLESIGMEVRDLGLERAMIHGTERFRGGASCFILFGMPGVPGAREMFFFELLLPLLHMAFQRVQADSGRPSASSDAVDLLSARELEILTWVMRGKSNFEISAILDLSTLTVKNHLQNIYRKLNVHTRVQAVSRCWDLHALGLPGARDPG, from the coding sequence ATGACGCCGCTGGTGATCCTGGACCGGCTCGAAGAGGAATATCTTGTCCGGATCGGCGAGGCATTCGTTCAAGTGCGCAATATCCGTCAGTTGTTCCTGTGGACGCAAGGGCAGATCCAGGCCCTGCTGCCGCACCACCTGATGGTCTGTATCCAGTTCGACGAAACCGACGGCGTCGTCTGCGTCGACCCCGTCGACCGCCACGCGCGCGACCCGGCATTCACGCGCAATTTGTGCCATCCCCAGCACGGGCTGGCCGTACGCCTGGCCCGGTTGGCGCGCAGCAGGAACGCATTGCCCTATGTGCTGCCGGAAAGCGGAGACAGGGCGGACCCGCTCGAAAGCATTGGGATGGAGGTGCGCGATCTCGGGCTGGAACGCGCCATGATCCATGGTACCGAGCGGTTTCGCGGCGGTGCCAGCTGTTTCATCCTGTTCGGCATGCCGGGCGTGCCGGGCGCCCGTGAAATGTTTTTCTTCGAATTGTTGCTGCCGCTCCTGCACATGGCATTCCAGCGGGTCCAGGCGGACAGCGGCCGGCCGTCTGCCAGCAGCGACGCGGTGGACCTGCTGTCCGCACGCGAGTTGGAAATCCTGACGTGGGTCATGCGCGGCAAGAGCAATTTTGAAATCAGCGCGATTCTGGACCTCAGTACGCTGACCGTAAAAAATCACCTGCAGAACATCTACCGCAAACTGAATGTCCACACGCGCGTCCAGGCCGTATCGCGCTGCTGGGATTTGCACGCGCTGGGCCTCCCGGGGGCACGCGACCCCGGCTGA
- a CDS encoding DUF4337 domain-containing protein → MDDDFEVEGPHNHAVEHAVEQRDKLAQRIALMTAVLSTVGAIVNYASGNAQTEALVLKNESILLQSRASDQWAYYQSKSTKSHIADGVAALATDPEVRRRFTAERDLEDKERLQVQREAKQLESASQRLARESDAKLRPHEHLALALGFLQIGIALAAITVLTRRRWLLWGAAGAALVGIGAAISAFLP, encoded by the coding sequence ATGGATGATGACTTCGAGGTTGAAGGACCACACAATCATGCTGTCGAGCATGCGGTTGAACAGCGCGACAAACTGGCCCAGCGCATTGCGCTCATGACGGCGGTCCTGTCGACGGTCGGCGCCATCGTCAACTATGCAAGCGGAAACGCCCAGACCGAAGCCCTGGTGCTGAAGAACGAGAGCATTCTCTTGCAGAGCCGAGCGAGCGATCAGTGGGCCTATTACCAGTCGAAGTCGACCAAATCGCACATCGCCGACGGCGTTGCGGCGCTGGCGACGGATCCGGAGGTGCGCCGGCGGTTTACCGCGGAACGAGACCTCGAGGACAAGGAGCGCCTCCAAGTGCAGCGCGAGGCGAAGCAACTGGAGTCGGCATCGCAGCGCCTGGCGCGCGAGTCGGACGCGAAGTTGCGACCGCACGAGCACCTTGCCCTCGCGCTGGGCTTCCTCCAGATCGGCATCGCGCTGGCCGCGATCACCGTGTTGACGCGTCGCCGCTGGCTGTTGTGGGGCGCCGCCGGCGCCGCGCTGGTCGGCATTGGCGCGGCGATTTCGGCGTTTTTACCGTGA
- the phoB gene encoding phosphate regulon transcriptional regulator PhoB yields MSAHILIVEDDAAILELIATTLARSGYRIIRASTAEAAHAILRDVVPDLVLTDWSLPGQSGLSLVRTLRADHHTRQLPIIMVTARSGEQDTIAGLEGGADDYIVKPFSPREMLARVYAVLRRRAPHMTSDAIVVGQLRIDPTTHSVVATDREIALSATEFRLLHFLVAQPNRIYSRAQLLDKVWKINSYLDERTVDAYIGRLRNALGAVGYDRNIETVRGLGYRFNVSDMPGVGAADMVGASV; encoded by the coding sequence ATGAGCGCGCACATCTTAATTGTCGAGGATGATGCAGCAATCCTGGAGTTGATCGCGACGACGCTGGCACGTTCGGGGTACCGGATCATCCGGGCCAGCACCGCCGAGGCCGCGCATGCCATATTGCGCGACGTCGTGCCCGATCTGGTGTTGACCGACTGGAGCCTGCCCGGGCAGTCCGGCCTTTCGCTCGTGCGGACATTGCGTGCGGACCACCATACGCGCCAGTTGCCGATCATCATGGTGACGGCACGCAGCGGTGAACAGGACACGATCGCCGGGCTGGAGGGCGGGGCGGACGATTACATCGTCAAACCGTTCAGCCCGCGGGAAATGCTGGCACGGGTGTACGCCGTGCTGCGGCGCCGCGCGCCCCATATGACGTCCGATGCCATTGTCGTGGGTCAGTTGCGGATCGATCCCACCACGCACAGCGTCGTTGCGACGGACCGCGAGATCGCGCTCAGCGCGACCGAGTTCCGCCTGTTGCACTTCCTCGTCGCGCAGCCGAACCGGATCTATAGCCGGGCGCAATTGCTCGACAAGGTATGGAAGATCAACTCCTACCTGGACGAGCGGACGGTCGACGCCTATATCGGCAGGCTGCGCAACGCGCTTGGCGCCGTGGGCTACGACCGCAACATCGAAACCGTTCGTGGGCTGGGATACCGGTTCAATGTGTCCGACATGCCCGGCGTCGGGGCTGCGGACATGGTCGGCGCCTCCGTATGA